One window from the genome of Acidobacteriota bacterium encodes:
- the nuoB gene encoding NADH-quinone oxidoreductase subunit NuoB → MFKKLVKWARVKSPWILHFNSGACNACDIEILASLMPHYDLERFGVMLKASPRHADVLICSDPVSKQIAPRLKRIYEQMPDPKFVVAVGACACSGGAFRGCYNVMGGIDSVVPVAAYVPGCPVKPEA, encoded by the coding sequence GTGTTCAAGAAACTGGTGAAGTGGGCCCGGGTCAAGTCCCCGTGGATCCTGCATTTCAACTCCGGGGCGTGCAACGCCTGCGACATCGAGATTCTGGCGTCGCTGATGCCCCATTACGACCTGGAGCGGTTCGGCGTCATGCTCAAGGCCTCCCCCCGCCACGCGGATGTGCTGATCTGCAGCGACCCGGTCTCCAAGCAGATCGCCCCGCGGCTGAAGCGGATCTACGAGCAGATGCCGGATCCCAAGTTTGTCGTCGCGGTGGGTGCTTGCGCATGCAGTGGCGGTGCGTTCCGGGGATGTTATAATGTAATGGGCGGTATAGATTCTGTAGTGCCGGTCGCCGCCTATGTTCCGGGTTGCCCGGTCAAGCCGGAAGCG
- a CDS encoding NADH-quinone oxidoreductase subunit K, protein MTEETILLLLSGLLLFMVGVYLMFAYRNLLRVILGVEVMAKGVTLVLLAAGVFRGSVEYIQSLIVTFIIVETILAAVVLAITFVAQRIYNSLDIRNLSKLKG, encoded by the coding sequence ATGACTGAGGAGACCATCCTGCTGCTGCTCAGCGGCCTGCTGCTGTTCATGGTGGGCGTCTACCTGATGTTCGCCTATCGCAACTTGCTCCGGGTCATCCTCGGCGTTGAGGTCATGGCCAAGGGCGTCACGCTGGTCCTGCTGGCCGCGGGCGTCTTTCGGGGCAGCGTGGAGTACATCCAATCCCTGATCGTGACCTTCATCATCGTCGAGACCATCCTGGCAGCGGTGGTGCTGGCGATCACCTTCGTCGCCCAGCGGATTTACAACTCCCTCGACATCCGCAATCTGTCAAAGCTGAAGGGGTAG
- a CDS encoding NADH/ubiquinone/plastoquinone (complex I), producing MITNIGLMLLLPLAAVILMPWVSRLHRRAADALAALAGLGLVGLCLRFIPLHGETLTLRALNTQFSVDGLSLLFLVVVNVVAFFCILYSIDYMNHYDGRGKFYALLLLMVLGLNGVLLVRDLFSLYVYLEIVSIASYVLVAFGLKWDGIESALKYLLLSVVATGLILVGLGIMYLNLGTLEFVELKLLLVAGSGPNTVFLLAAALFIAGFGLKAAIMPFHAWLPDAHPSAPAPISAMLSGVVIKVAGVYALTRLFFDIYPSPARVLNVFLILGVASMIGGALIAYFQSDIKRMFAYSSISQIGYILIGLGLGNPLGLIGALFHVLNHALFKSLLFLNSGALQYRTHTRDMNEMGGLEHRMRVTGITSIFGTLSIAGVPPFNGFWSKLFIILGALAAKQYVVAVLAIFLSVFTLGYFLLMQRRVFFGKLNLKWRDLKEVPLTMSLAMIFLAAQCLLVGIFFNEVLRYLVEPAAAILLGGK from the coding sequence ATGATTACCAATATCGGATTGATGCTGCTGCTGCCGCTGGCCGCCGTCATCCTGATGCCGTGGGTATCCCGGCTGCACCGGCGTGCCGCGGACGCTCTGGCCGCGCTGGCCGGCCTCGGTCTCGTCGGCCTGTGCCTGCGGTTCATCCCGCTGCACGGGGAGACCCTGACGCTACGGGCGCTGAACACGCAGTTCTCCGTAGACGGCCTGAGCCTGCTGTTTCTCGTGGTGGTCAACGTGGTCGCGTTCTTCTGCATTCTCTACTCCATCGACTACATGAACCACTACGACGGCCGGGGCAAATTCTACGCGCTGCTGCTGCTGATGGTGCTCGGCCTGAACGGCGTGCTGCTGGTGCGCGACCTGTTCAGCCTGTACGTGTACCTGGAGATCGTCTCCATCGCCTCCTACGTCCTGGTGGCGTTCGGCCTGAAGTGGGACGGCATCGAGTCGGCGCTCAAGTACTTGCTGCTGTCGGTGGTGGCCACGGGCCTGATCCTCGTCGGCCTGGGGATCATGTACCTGAACCTGGGCACGCTGGAGTTCGTCGAACTCAAGCTGCTGCTGGTCGCGGGGAGCGGGCCCAACACCGTCTTCCTGCTGGCTGCCGCGCTGTTCATCGCCGGCTTCGGGCTGAAGGCGGCGATCATGCCGTTCCACGCCTGGCTGCCCGACGCCCACCCGTCGGCGCCGGCGCCCATCTCGGCGATGCTGAGCGGCGTGGTGATCAAGGTGGCCGGCGTCTATGCCCTGACCCGGCTCTTCTTCGACATCTACCCGTCGCCGGCCCGGGTCTTGAATGTGTTCCTGATCCTGGGTGTCGCCTCGATGATCGGCGGCGCGCTGATCGCCTATTTCCAGAGCGACATCAAGCGGATGTTCGCCTACTCCAGCATCAGCCAGATCGGCTACATCCTCATCGGTCTGGGCCTGGGCAACCCGCTGGGCCTGATCGGGGCGCTGTTCCACGTGCTCAACCACGCCTTGTTCAAGTCCCTGCTGTTCTTGAACAGCGGCGCCCTGCAGTACCGGACCCACACCCGCGACATGAACGAGATGGGCGGCTTGGAACACCGGATGCGCGTCACCGGGATCACCAGCATCTTCGGAACGCTGTCGATCGCCGGAGTGCCGCCGTTCAACGGGTTCTGGAGCAAGCTGTTCATCATCCTGGGCGCGCTGGCCGCCAAGCAGTACGTCGTAGCGGTGCTGGCCATTTTCCTGAGCGTCTTCACCCTGGGCTATTTCCTGCTCATGCAGCGACGGGTCTTCTTCGGCAAGCTCAACCTGAAGTGGCGGGATCTCAAAGAAGTGCCGCTGACCATGTCGCTGGCGATGATCTTCCTGGCGGCGCAGTGCCTGCTGGTGGGCATCTTTTTCAACGAGGTGTTGCGGTACCTGGTGGAACCCGCGGCTGCCATTCTGCTGGGAGGGAAATGA
- a CDS encoding NADH-quinone oxidoreductase subunit L, producing the protein MDMQTTVLLVIGVPLLGSLLIPLLGWFKLPKVTGYVCVALIGAAHVLSWTLLGPALGGITTHWSKPLYEWASFSLTFDALAAFMAFTASLIATLIAIYSLGYIEHGEDEPEYYFVVTLFLGAMMGLVFSSNLLFLYLFWEISALACWRLIGYFREPDYIWKADKAFLVTFGGAVFMLLGFALVFAQYGTFELAELRGQEIGPVALLLILLGVFSKSATVPLHTWLPDAGVAPSTITSLLHAAILVKIGLYGFARMFANGMVIPPAWETGILIAALVSAFVSACAALRETNIKRMLAYSTVSQIGYTFLGLAAFTHFGYIGALLYILAHGLAKGGLFLCAGIIEHGTHTKDMTKMGGLIQKMPITAFCYIVCALSIAGIPPMAGFFSKYFVISGLVEGGHTYIAGLAILTAVVTLLYMLKSFHVIFMGAPRGESHHEGSPVMVGVVAVLAVLTVIVGALMHLPFELARVADGERLVQVFTFLWR; encoded by the coding sequence ATGGATATGCAGACGACTGTACTGTTGGTCATCGGCGTCCCGCTGCTCGGGTCGCTGCTGATCCCGCTGCTGGGCTGGTTCAAGCTGCCGAAGGTGACGGGTTACGTCTGCGTGGCGCTCATCGGCGCCGCCCACGTCCTGTCATGGACGCTTCTCGGCCCGGCTCTGGGCGGAATCACCACCCACTGGAGCAAGCCGCTGTACGAATGGGCCAGCTTCAGCCTCACATTTGACGCGCTCGCCGCCTTCATGGCGTTCACCGCCTCCCTGATCGCCACGCTCATCGCCATCTACTCGCTGGGCTACATCGAGCACGGCGAGGACGAGCCGGAGTACTACTTCGTGGTGACCCTCTTCCTGGGCGCGATGATGGGGCTGGTGTTCTCCTCCAACCTCTTGTTCCTGTACTTGTTCTGGGAGATCTCGGCACTGGCCTGCTGGCGGTTGATCGGCTACTTCCGGGAGCCCGACTACATCTGGAAAGCCGACAAGGCGTTCCTGGTGACCTTCGGCGGCGCGGTGTTCATGCTGCTGGGGTTCGCCTTGGTGTTCGCCCAGTACGGCACGTTCGAACTCGCCGAGCTGCGCGGCCAGGAGATCGGACCCGTCGCCCTGCTCCTCATTCTGCTCGGCGTGTTCTCCAAGAGCGCCACGGTGCCGCTGCACACGTGGCTGCCCGATGCCGGCGTGGCGCCCTCCACCATCACCTCGCTGCTGCACGCCGCCATCCTCGTCAAGATCGGCCTGTACGGCTTTGCTCGCATGTTCGCCAACGGCATGGTGATCCCGCCGGCCTGGGAGACGGGCATCCTCATCGCCGCCCTGGTCAGTGCGTTCGTCTCGGCCTGTGCGGCGCTGCGCGAAACCAACATCAAGCGCATGCTGGCCTACTCCACGGTGAGCCAGATCGGCTACACGTTCCTGGGGCTGGCCGCGTTCACCCATTTCGGGTACATCGGCGCCCTGTTGTACATTCTGGCCCACGGCCTCGCCAAGGGCGGCCTCTTCCTCTGCGCCGGCATCATCGAGCACGGCACCCACACCAAGGACATGACCAAGATGGGCGGGCTCATCCAGAAGATGCCCATCACGGCCTTCTGCTACATCGTCTGCGCCCTGAGCATCGCCGGTATTCCGCCCATGGCCGGGTTCTTCTCCAAGTACTTCGTCATCTCCGGCCTGGTCGAAGGCGGACACACCTACATCGCCGGCCTGGCGATCCTGACTGCGGTGGTCACCCTGCTGTACATGCTCAAGAGCTTCCACGTGATCTTCATGGGCGCGCCGCGCGGCGAGTCCCACCACGAGGGGTCGCCCGTCATGGTGGGCGTGGTGGCCGTGCTGGCGGTGCTCACCGTCATCGTGGGGGCCCTGATGCATCTGCCGTTCGAACTGGCCCGCGTGGCCGATGGGGAACGCCTGGTCCAGGTGTTCACCTTCCTGTGGAGGTAA